In [Phormidium] sp. ETS-05, the genomic window TTTCCCCACTGGGACTAAAAACAATCCCCGTGATAGTTTGGAAACTGAGAACATCACTACTAGCGAGAGTAGCGATTTCCTCACCCGTAGAAATTTCCCAGAGTTTGATGGTATTGTCATCACTGCCAGAAGCCAAAATCTGGCCGTCTGGGCTGATACACAGAGCCGCCACCGGTTGTAGATGTCCGGTGAGAGTGCCGTGTAATTGAGGAGTTGCCCACCCAGAGGGTTTCGGCGGCTCGTGTAGTAAGCTCCCCGCAGTAGAAGCAAGGGGAAATGTGCCTAAAAACAGGGTATCAGTAGCATCATCAGCGAAAAACTGCGGTGGCAAGTCTGGGGCAGTGTTCGGCTCGCTGTAGTCAGAAGGCGCCGATCGAACAGTTCGGCGGGCGTTTTTCATCGGAAATGGCGCTGGCGGTAGGCGCAAAGCCGTAGGAGGCAAAGAATTTCCCCCCTTACGTCCCCCAGTGGCCCCTCCCAAAGATTTTGGCGGTGGTGGCGGCGGCGGTACAAGCCGCCAGCGGTCTTTTATCTCTTTCCCGTCCTGGGAAGACACCCCTAATAAAGAGGTACTGGGATTTTTCAAACCCTGCTTTACTTCTTCTAGGTGTTGCCAAATGGCGCGGGTATTCGGCGGACGTTGTTTGGGAGTACGAGCCATCAACCAATCAATTAAATCGGCAAATTTTGGCGAAACTTTCGGTGCATACTCGCGCCAGGTTAACTCATCATTAATCGCATCATATAGTTTAGGATGATTGGGTTTTAAACCAGTCAGCAAATAAACAAAAGTTCGCCCCAAAGCGAAAAAATCCGATTGCGGTACCGCATGACCGTTAAGCTGTTCTGGCGGCGTATAACCGGCAGAAACAAACCCTGTCACTATCCCACCGGCCTGTTTTACATAATAAGTACCAGTCACCTCTCGCGCCGTACCAAAATCAATTAAAGTCAACTTACCATCGGGTTTAAGCATGATATTGGCCGGTTTAATATCGCGGTGAAAAATATTTCTCGCGTGTACCCGTTCCAAAATTTTTACGAGCTGACATAGCCATTCTAGAGCCAATTCTGGGTCATTGGGACGGCGGCGCTGTTTCTGGTATTGCTCCAAATTCACGCCCTCAATTTTCTCCATCACCAGACAATGTAAAGGCTCTTCGGCGTTGGGCGGCCAAAATTCAAAATAGCCATCGGCTTTGGGTATCCCCGGCTCATCTAGCTGCATCAACACTCGGGCTTCTTGCTGAAACAGGGATAATACTTTCACCCGGCACGATGGGTCGATTTTCTCAATGCGCAACACCTTCAAAACCCGGATGAAATCCCCATCCAGCACTTCATATGTATCGCCAAAGCCGCCGGAACCCAGCTTGCGCTGCACCCGATAGCGTCCACCCACCACCAGTTCTGCACCGCAGGCGGCGCAGAACGCTGAGTCATCGGCATTCTGGGGTTTGGAGCAGCGAGAATTAATGCAAAGACTCATAACTCAGCTACCGCATCATCATAAAGGAAGGCGATTTTACCAGGGGAAACAAGGGAGAAAGAAAACGGTGAGTAAACAAGGCTGATTTCGTGTAGAGTGGAGCTTGCCCCCCTGACGAGAGTTTCGGTCAGGCAGCATTAATATCTCACTCACTCCTGTCTTGTTTTAAATTAAACCATTAAATTCCCAACTATGTCCGACGGAAAGTTCAATGTACTATCGCCACTGGTGCTGAAACCGGGCACTTTGTGGACAAAAGTTCTCCAGCGCACTGAAGCGGCCCTCGACTGTGGCGCGCTGCGATCGATTCCGACGGAATGTTGTTTCGTGGAGCAAGATGGCATTGCCTTCCTAGTCAGAATTATATCTAACCTGCAGCGCAAAGACGAAGCCCACCAAAAGCAACAGCAGAAAACCGCCCCTGGTAAGGAATTCAACCCGTTTCTCCCTTATGAGCAAAATATGTTTGTGGCGGATGTTTCCCAGACGCACCTTTGTCTGTTAAACAAATTTAATGTGGTAGATTATCACCTGCTCATCGTCACTCGCCACTTTGAGGACCAAGACACCCTCCTCACCGTGACAGATTTTGAGGCTATGTGGGCCTGCTTGCGGGAATACGACGGTTTGGCTTTTTATAATGGCGGTCAGGTGGCGGGTGCTTCCCAGCGGCACAAGCATTTACAGTTGGTGCCCCTGCCTTTGGCAGCCACTGGTCCACAAATCCCGATCGCCCCTTTGCTCGCCACCGCCACTTTCCGAGGAAATGTCGGGCAAATACCTGGTTTACCCTTCCGCCACGCTTTTGTCCGCTTCTCTGACCAGATGATGATATCGGATCTTCCCACCGCCGCAGACACCACACTAGAACTTTACCGCCAATTACTCACTACAGTCGGTTTGCAGCAGAGCCGGACTCACCACAGTTCCTCTCTGCAATGGCAAGAAGGTCCTTATAATCTCCTGGCAACGCGGGAATGGATGCTCCTAGTGCCCCGTTCCCAAGAACATTTCCACTCTATCTCGATCAATTCCCTCGGTTTTGCCGGAGCCTTACTCGTGCGCAACCAAGAGCAAATGCAGTTACTCCAACAGTGCGGCCCGATGAATGTCCTCCGCCATGTGGCTATTTCTGATTAATGTCCAAAGTCCCCCCCTTTCAAAGGGGGGTAGGGGGGATTGTCCTTTGTCCTTGGTCAAAAGTCCTTTGTTTGGTCATACAAGGGACAAGCGGACTTGCGGACAAGGGACAAGTGACAAGGGACTTTTGACAAGTGACAAATGACCAATTTACTCACTTCTGAGGGCGGCGATCGGGTCTAGTTGGGCCGCCCGTTGGGCTGGGACAATGCCAAATAACAACCCGATCGCTCCCGAAACCCCAGTTGCCAGCACAATTGCTCCCGTGGATATCCCCGCATCAAAAGGAGATAAAACGCTCACTAACACAATTCCCCCCGTACCTAGGGTAATCCCAATCAATCCCCCAGCAACGGACAAAATCACCGCCTCGATGGTAAACTGCACTAAAATATCCTGTGGTGATGCCCCGATCGCTTTGCGCAACCCAATTTCTTTAGTCCGCTCCGTCACCGACACCAGCATAATATTCATAATCCCGATGCCCCCCACAAACAAAGAAATCCCCGCCACCGCCGATAACATCGCCGTCAGGGCTCCCGTCACCGCCCCAGTAATCTGCTGCAAATCCTTCTGATTCCTCACCGTAAAATCATCCTCATCAGTAATTTGGTGGCGCAACCGCAGCAAATTTTCTATCTGAAATTGAGCCAATTTCATACTCTCTTCATCCTTCACCGTCACCGAAATAAAACTAATCAGGGTGCCATAAGGAGAAGTATTCCCCACAATTAAACTCGCCGCCGTACTCAACGGCACAAATACCACATCATCTTCATTCCGGCCAAAAGTCGAGCCTTTCGGTGCCATCACCCCCACCACCAAAAACGAGCGATTTTTAATCCGCACTTGCTCGCCGATCGGGTCAGTATTACCAAACAAATCTGTGGCAATTTCAGAACCCAAAACCGCTATTAAGCTATTCTCTTGCAAATCTAAATCAGTGACAAACCGCCCCTTAGCTACGGCAAAATTCCGCACCATCGGGAAGTCCGGCGTTACTCCCACCACCGTCGTGGGCAAATTGCCATTGCGGTAAATCACTCTTTCCCTCGCATTAAGTTGGGGGGCAACTGCCTTCACCGTGGGAACTTGGGAGGCGATCGCTTCCGCATCCCCCAAAACCAAAGTTTTCGGAGGCAACACCGGACGGCTTTGCGCCTTCGGACTACCAGGAATCACAAACAGCAAATTCGTCCCCAAAGACTGCACCTCCTGCGCTACAAACTGCTGCGCACCTTGTCCCACCCCAACCGTGGCAATTACCGCCCCATTACCGATAATAATCCCCAACATGGTCAAAGTGCTGCGCAACTTATTGGCCACCAGGGTTTTTACCGCCATATTCACACTTTCTAAAAAGTCCATTGTTGTTTGTCCTTGGTTATTTGTCCTTGGTTATTTGTCCTTGGTTATTTGTCCTTTGTCCTTTGTCATTTGTCATTTGTCCTTTGCCCTTGGGTAGGGATTCTTTTATCCTTGGTCCCGTTTACCATAGATATACTAGATACGCTCCCAAATCTTAAGGAATTTCATCCCCACCAGATAGAGAGATAATTCGATTCACCAACTCTTTTAACTCTGCACAGGCGAGGATAGATATCATCAAATCTTGCCCCTTCAAAATTCTTTTGCCATGTATGGGTTTATTATAGTCTTGGCGGACTTTTCCCAATCGAAAAATCTCTTTAATCCAATAAGAGGGAGGCTTGTGATGATTCACCGTTTCGGGAGAACCACTGGGAGCCGATCGGTTATGTTTTGCCAAGCCTTGGATAGTTGACCAATAAGGAAGCAGCCAAGCCTCAAAATCATGTAATGCTGTGTGGGGATAAAAATTGGGGTTATTCCCTACCCAAGCCTTCATTTTAGCTTTAGCATCAGCCGCATCGGTAAAATCATTGGTTCCCGTGTAAACATCTGTAAGCGCAATGACAGCATCATAGGCATCCTTCCCGCTCAGCAAGTTCTCAACTACCCGTCTGAGCTTTCCCTCTTTGGGTATGCGCCCATCTTGGGGAATAAATTTAAGTGTGGGCATTTGTTGCCCTAAACGAGTTTTCAGAAACTCCCGGAGCTTGTCTCTAAAAGCCAGCTCTGTCTCACCTTCCACCAAAATCGCAATTTTCATGGACACCCCCCCATCACATTCATTGCCCACAGTTGGTCAAGGGTATAATCGGCCAACCATTTATCCAAATCCAGCGTATCCCCCCAAGTCATTTTGGCCTCACCCTCTTCTAAATCGCAAATCACAACCTCATGGGGTTCCAGAAATCTAATCAGTCGGTCTGAATGGGTGGCTACTATTAGTTGTGTGTGCTTGGCAGCTTCCCTCATCATATAAACTAGGTGGCGTAACAGATCCGGGTGTAAACTAACTTCTGGTTCATCGAGCAAAGTGATGGTGGTTAAACTTTGACTTTGCAGCAAGGTCGCCAGCCACAGGAACCGCAATGTCCCCTCGGATAGCTCATGGATATAGATGGGTTGGGAAAAGTTTTTATCTGTCCAAGTCATGGAAAGAGTTCCGGCGGCGACTGGGGGAAAGTTTAACCGCTCAAAGTCTGGAAATGCTGTGGCCAGAATATCTTCTATCATTTCAAATCCATCTCTATCTGTTTCCCGGAGGTCATAGAGACAGGACACTAAATCTTCACCGTTTTTTCCCGGTAGCTTGGCAGGACGCATCCCTTGAGGAAGCCGGATGGGGCTTTTCTCGGAAACATCAAGGGCGCCATAATAAGTACAGGCAGCAAGGCTTTTTCTCAAATTCTCTGGCTCCCGATACATTTTAGGAACCTGAGAAAGTGCGGTTTCTAGATAATTATATTCCCAATTTGGCCGCACCAGTCCGTTATCATAATATTTAATATCTAAACCGGATGATTCAATATGTTTGAAGGGTTCGGGAGCGTTGGGATTCCGCTGCTGGGTGAGATTTTCTTTCCTAATTTCATAAGATATGCCTTGAGGAGACAAAGCTAAACTGTAGTTCAAAGGTGGTTCCTCTGGGGCTTGCATGGCCAGGGCAATTTCCAGATTTTCTGCTTGACCTCTGGTTAAAATTTGCCTTAAACCCCCTTGCCGTTGTAATTTATCCTGGAGATTTCCCCTGGCAGAAGCAGAGATAAGGGAAAGTAAATCTAAAAAAGATGTTTTGCCCGCTCCATTCGCCCCAATTATCACGAGCAGCGGTCGCATTTCAATTTCTATATTTTTAAGTCTGCGATAACCTCTGACCGATATTTTTTCTAATTTTCCCATAGTATGAATATAATTTGACAATCATAGCACGACAATTTTATTATATGTCATAGGGAGTTATTTGGGCAAGTTGTTGCCCAAAAAATTTTTAAGTCTGCGTTTGGCATAACTAATGGGGATAAAGGGAGCCAAGGGATGAGCTTGACTCCAGGACAAATGACAAAGGACAAAGGACAAATGACCAATAATCTACTTATCTTTTTTGAGAATATCTTCTAATTTCTGACCGGGAGGTAAGCCGATAAATATCCTCTCTCCCGTTTCTACGCCCTTGATAATGCGGATTTTATCGCCAATTATCTCCCCTACCGTTACGGGGCGAAATTGAGGTTGATTTTTCTCATCGGGCACCAGGACTCCCTTTTGCCCGCCCTGCTCCGTATCAGTGACGATCGCCACCGCAGGCACCACCAAAGCGCCGCTGATTTCCTCACCCAAAAAGGTGACATCAGCATTCATACCCGATCGCAGCTTCTGCTCCCCACCAAAAATATCTACCCGCACCTCAAACAAAGTCACATCCTGCTCCTTAATTGCCTCCGGCGCAACCAAGCGCACCCGCCCAGAAAACACCTGCTCCCGATAAGCATCCGCCACAATTTCCACCTTTTGCGCCGGTTTAATCTTACTAATATCCGCTTCCGGCACCTTCGCCACCACCTCCAATCCCCGCGCCAAAGTCACGATCGAAGTCGAAGTCGCACTCCCCGCCGCCGAAGCCGAAGTCGTCGGCGTCACGAACGCCCCTTCCGAAGCATATTTCTGGGTAATTTGCCCCCCAAAAGGAGCCCGTACCGTCGTATCTTCCAACTCCACCTCTACTCCCCGCAACCTTGCCTCAGCCTCCGCCACCTGCGCTTCCGCTTGGGCAATTTCCTCCCGCCGGTTTCCCCGTTCCAACAAAGCTAAAGCCTGTTGCGCCTCCCTTACCTGCGCCTCAGCCCGTTGAATTTCCTCCACACGGCTACCCCGTTCCAACAAAGCTAAAGCCTGTTGCGCCTCCCGTACCTGCGCTTCAGCGCGCTGAATTTCCTCCACACGGCTACCCCGTTGCAGCAAAGCTAAAGCCTGTTGTGCCTCCCGTACCTGCGCCTCCGCTCGTTGAATTTCCTCACGGCGGCTACCCTTGAGCAGCAATTCCAACCGCTGCTTTGCCTCATCCAGACTCGCCCGAGCGCGGCGGTCCTCGGTACGGATTTCGTCCAACCTATCCTGAGAAATCGCCCCCTCGGCGGCTAACATCTCATTGCGCCGCAACTTCTGGGCCGCCAAAGCAGCCGCAGCCGTCGCCGCTTCTACCTGGGCTTTGGCTTGTTCTATCTCTTCGGGACGGGAACCCGCCCGGAGCTGCTCCAGTTGCGCTTGGGCTTGTGCCAAGCGGGATTGCGCTTGTTCGATTTCTTCGGGACGCGGACCGCTACGCACCTGCGCCAATTGCGCTTGAGCTTGGGCTAATCTCGCTTGCCCTTGTTCTATCTCTTCCGGGCGGGGACCGCTGCGCACTTGCGCCAATTGGGCTTGAGCTTGGGCCAAGCGGGATTGCGCTTGCTCGATTTCTTCGGGACGCGCCCCCGCCTGCAGCTGCTCTAAGCGGGCCTGTGCTTGCGCCACACTAGCATTAGCTTGACTCAAGCGCGATCGGACATCGTTACTTTCCATCACGGCAATAATTTGCCCCGCCTGGACCATATCCCCCTGCTCCACCAACAGGCGATCGAGCCGCCCCGCCGTTTTCGGCGAGAGATTAACACTTTGCACCGGCTGAATCGTCCCGCTAGCAGAGATTTTCAGCGCCAAGTTTTGTAACTCCACCGGGACAGTTAGCTCCGCCAGAGGGTCCGTGGTGGGCTGCCGGGAGCGGAAAGCCATATAGCCCAAGATACCAGCCACAGCCACAAACCAAGCCGCCGCCAATCCCACCAACCATCGTTTGGGAATACGGAGGAAGCCACTTTTTACCACCCCTGGTGGCACCGGTTTCGGCTCGCTCAATGAATCTGACTCTGGTTCTTCAGAACTGTAGCGCCAGTTTTTTTCCTTGGGTGATTCTGTTTCTTGTGATGGGTCAGATGGCATTTTGAGATTGTGGAAGTTACAACGAGGATGAGAGACTTTTGGTTATCATCAGCACTTTCAATATAAAGATTATGTAAATTATCCTGACAAAAGTTTAAAGTTTGCTATTATTAATTATTTATCCGCAAGTTAGTCACCGCTTTTCTAGTATGGTTAGCGGGTGAGCCTACCAAAGCGGCGAACCATACCGCCAAACAGCCTGGAATTCAAGCCCAGAGGTAATCGCAGTCCGCTTTACCCCCGGTTTTCTCCCCCACCAACAAGCTGGTGGCTAGTGCAGATTATAGCACTTAACAATTTGTAATAAATCATCCAGCAATGAAAATTTCCATCTATAGCCCCAGTGGATTGCCTCTATGTGCATCTAATTACAGAAACCGGGGCATAGATCCTCCTGGTATGAGGGCCTTAACTTCATAACCCAGGTTTCTTCCGCATTTTCCCGAACCACATCCCTAGGCAAACTCTTGATGAATTTGCTAAAATCCAAGATAACACCAAGGTTTCTGATAAAATCTAAATTTGGGGACAATAACCTTAAGGAACTCCTCTGATGCTGAAAAATCAATCACTCCTATCTTTATCGGCCATTTCCCTTGCCCTTTCCATAGTCGGTTCGGGTTTTGGCAGCGTCGCTGTTGCCGGTACAACTCGGGCTAACCAGCGACAAACCAACACCATTGCCCAGGGGTTCAACCCCCCCGACAGGGGCGCACCCCCCACCACTGTAGGTGGTGCCTCCCGCAGCAATTGTGTTCAAAGCGAGATTCCCCTGACTCCCTTAGTCCCGCTAAACAACCCAGAAGTTAAGGCAGTCAATCCCGCTGTATTTGTTTACGTGCCCAAAACAGCCGCCACCCAAGCCGAAGTCGTCATCAAAGATGACAACGATGCTGATGTCAGTCGGATGACTGTTGCCCTCCCCAGCCAACCCGGTATCCTGCAAGTTAACTTGCCCGAATTAGAAGCAGGCAAAAATTACCACTGGTATTTTGCCATGATTTGCAATCCTCAAAACCGGCTTGATGACGTATTCGCAGATGGCTGGATTGAGCGGGTGCAACCCAACCAACAAGCCGATTTATGGCAAGATACTCTCACAGCTCTGGCGGAGCAATACCATCAGCAACCAGGAAATAATGCTATTTCCGCCCAGTGGCAAGAGTTTCTCAACGCCGCCGGACACGGAAATATCGCCAATGCACCGTTATTCCTGGAAAGCGTCGCCGCCAAAGTCACGGAATAGACCACAAGCGTCAAAAATTTTGCTGACCTGACAGTTCGGGGTGATTGATTATTGGTGTATTTCTACCGGTTTGATAAAATTTAATCGCTGATGGTTGATGGGAACAACGTCATTTGTTATTTGTCCCTTGTCCCTTGTCACTTGTCCCTTGTCCGCAAGTCCGCTTGTATGACATCCCCCCTACCCCCCGATTGATTGGGGGGCAAAGGACCAAGGACAAATGACCAAGGACAAATGACCAAGGACAAATGACAAATGACAAATTAGGTGATGGTTAAACAGGATGGGTGGTAGTCAGTTATTTTCTATGAGCAAAACAGACAGATAAATTAACAATAACCATCACCACAACCATCAGCCATAAAAAAACAGGAAAATTTTCCGTGAAAAAGATAAAATTAGTTGGATTTTCCCCATCAACTATAAATCAAATCACCGTAGGCGGTCTGGCGTCTCTGCTCCTTTGCTGCCTGACTTCCCCGGCCAGCGCCCAAATCATTCCCGACACTACTCTACCGCAGAACTCCACAGTAACGGTAGAGGGTAACAGCTTCAATATTCGCGGGGGAACCACCGCCGGAACCAACCTATTCCACAGCTTTCAGGAATTTTCCCTGCCAGGAGGCACCCAAGCGGTTTTTGACAACCCCTCTGGCAGCCAAAACATTATCAGTCGCATTACTGGCGGCTCCCCTTCCCGCATTGATGGCATCATCGCCGGT contains:
- a CDS encoding DUF4276 family protein produces the protein MKIAILVEGETELAFRDKLREFLKTRLGQQMPTLKFIPQDGRIPKEGKLRRVVENLLSGKDAYDAVIALTDVYTGTNDFTDAADAKAKMKAWVGNNPNFYPHTALHDFEAWLLPYWSTIQGLAKHNRSAPSGSPETVNHHKPPSYWIKEIFRLGKVRQDYNKPIHGKRILKGQDLMISILACAELKELVNRIISLSGGDEIP
- a CDS encoding serine/threonine-protein kinase gives rise to the protein MSLCINSRCSKPQNADDSAFCAACGAELVVGGRYRVQRKLGSGGFGDTYEVLDGDFIRVLKVLRIEKIDPSCRVKVLSLFQQEARVLMQLDEPGIPKADGYFEFWPPNAEEPLHCLVMEKIEGVNLEQYQKQRRRPNDPELALEWLCQLVKILERVHARNIFHRDIKPANIMLKPDGKLTLIDFGTAREVTGTYYVKQAGGIVTGFVSAGYTPPEQLNGHAVPQSDFFALGRTFVYLLTGLKPNHPKLYDAINDELTWREYAPKVSPKFADLIDWLMARTPKQRPPNTRAIWQHLEEVKQGLKNPSTSLLGVSSQDGKEIKDRWRLVPPPPPPPKSLGGATGGRKGGNSLPPTALRLPPAPFPMKNARRTVRSAPSDYSEPNTAPDLPPQFFADDATDTLFLGTFPLASTAGSLLHEPPKPSGWATPQLHGTLTGHLQPVAALCISPDGQILASGSDDNTIKLWEISTGEEIATLASSDVLSFQTITGIVFSPSGEMLVSSSDDGSIKLWDVATGTLTGTIASHSEPLHCLAISPDGQILAAGSDDSTIQLYRLPDGEKIATLTGHTEPVHALGMSPDGQILASGSADNTIKLYRLADRQEIATLWGHYAPVRTVAFSRDGQQLASGSADSRIKIWDIRSQREINTLVGHSDWVLSLAYGGVSGEVVLASASWDNTIKLWNSRTGELVCTIEGHSMRVSSVGFSPDGTRLASGGWDCTIKIWGAR
- a CDS encoding DUF928 domain-containing protein — encoded protein: MLKNQSLLSLSAISLALSIVGSGFGSVAVAGTTRANQRQTNTIAQGFNPPDRGAPPTTVGGASRSNCVQSEIPLTPLVPLNNPEVKAVNPAVFVYVPKTAATQAEVVIKDDNDADVSRMTVALPSQPGILQVNLPELEAGKNYHWYFAMICNPQNRLDDVFADGWIERVQPNQQADLWQDTLTALAEQYHQQPGNNAISAQWQEFLNAAGHGNIANAPLFLESVAAKVTE
- a CDS encoding DUF4922 domain-containing protein — its product is MSDGKFNVLSPLVLKPGTLWTKVLQRTEAALDCGALRSIPTECCFVEQDGIAFLVRIISNLQRKDEAHQKQQQKTAPGKEFNPFLPYEQNMFVADVSQTHLCLLNKFNVVDYHLLIVTRHFEDQDTLLTVTDFEAMWACLREYDGLAFYNGGQVAGASQRHKHLQLVPLPLAATGPQIPIAPLLATATFRGNVGQIPGLPFRHAFVRFSDQMMISDLPTAADTTLELYRQLLTTVGLQQSRTHHSSSLQWQEGPYNLLATREWMLLVPRSQEHFHSISINSLGFAGALLVRNQEQMQLLQQCGPMNVLRHVAISD
- a CDS encoding ABC transporter permease, which encodes MDFLESVNMAVKTLVANKLRSTLTMLGIIIGNGAVIATVGVGQGAQQFVAQEVQSLGTNLLFVIPGSPKAQSRPVLPPKTLVLGDAEAIASQVPTVKAVAPQLNARERVIYRNGNLPTTVVGVTPDFPMVRNFAVAKGRFVTDLDLQENSLIAVLGSEIATDLFGNTDPIGEQVRIKNRSFLVVGVMAPKGSTFGRNEDDVVFVPLSTAASLIVGNTSPYGTLISFISVTVKDEESMKLAQFQIENLLRLRHQITDEDDFTVRNQKDLQQITGAVTGALTAMLSAVAGISLFVGGIGIMNIMLVSVTERTKEIGLRKAIGASPQDILVQFTIEAVILSVAGGLIGITLGTGGIVLVSVLSPFDAGISTGAIVLATGVSGAIGLLFGIVPAQRAAQLDPIAALRSE
- a CDS encoding efflux RND transporter periplasmic adaptor subunit, giving the protein MPSDPSQETESPKEKNWRYSSEEPESDSLSEPKPVPPGVVKSGFLRIPKRWLVGLAAAWFVAVAGILGYMAFRSRQPTTDPLAELTVPVELQNLALKISASGTIQPVQSVNLSPKTAGRLDRLLVEQGDMVQAGQIIAVMESNDVRSRLSQANASVAQAQARLEQLQAGARPEEIEQAQSRLAQAQAQLAQVRSGPRPEEIEQGQARLAQAQAQLAQVRSGPRPEEIEQAQSRLAQAQAQLEQLRAGSRPEEIEQAKAQVEAATAAAALAAQKLRRNEMLAAEGAISQDRLDEIRTEDRRARASLDEAKQRLELLLKGSRREEIQRAEAQVREAQQALALLQRGSRVEEIQRAEAQVREAQQALALLERGSRVEEIQRAEAQVREAQQALALLERGNRREEIAQAEAQVAEAEARLRGVEVELEDTTVRAPFGGQITQKYASEGAFVTPTTSASAAGSATSTSIVTLARGLEVVAKVPEADISKIKPAQKVEIVADAYREQVFSGRVRLVAPEAIKEQDVTLFEVRVDIFGGEQKLRSGMNADVTFLGEEISGALVVPAVAIVTDTEQGGQKGVLVPDEKNQPQFRPVTVGEIIGDKIRIIKGVETGERIFIGLPPGQKLEDILKKDK
- a CDS encoding AAA family ATPase, which codes for MRPLLVIIGANGAGKTSFLDLLSLISASARGNLQDKLQRQGGLRQILTRGQAENLEIALAMQAPEEPPLNYSLALSPQGISYEIRKENLTQQRNPNAPEPFKHIESSGLDIKYYDNGLVRPNWEYNYLETALSQVPKMYREPENLRKSLAACTYYGALDVSEKSPIRLPQGMRPAKLPGKNGEDLVSCLYDLRETDRDGFEMIEDILATAFPDFERLNFPPVAAGTLSMTWTDKNFSQPIYIHELSEGTLRFLWLATLLQSQSLTTITLLDEPEVSLHPDLLRHLVYMMREAAKHTQLIVATHSDRLIRFLEPHEVVICDLEEGEAKMTWGDTLDLDKWLADYTLDQLWAMNVMGGCP